The genomic interval GGGACTTGTTTTTCTTTTTGCCGGATTCAGCGCTTTAATATGTTTTGGCCAAACGGCTGATGCGCCGTTGGTTCGCTTCGAAACGCGGACTCTTGGCGATCCGCGCTTTGATATGGAGGCCAACGAACTGAGTCGGACGGCCAATACGTCGCTCATCCAGGTGATTCATCGAAAGGGCGGGCCCACTGGCTCGGCGATGCTCACCGTGGAAGGATTCTATTTGGTAAGCAAAGCCCGGCAGGCGGAATATTTTATTATTCTTCAGGACCGGAGCGGTCCCGATGGCAGCCGCTTATATACGGTGGGCTTCACAAACACTAAAAACGCGGATATCAAGGCGACATTCGGAAGTGACTATGGCGATACGGACGAAGCAGGGATCAAGCGCCGCTATTTGAGCGTTGCGGAGTACGCCGCAATTTTCGAAAAGGCACCGAAAAAGCCTGAATAAAGCCGATTAAATCGGCTGGGAAAGCCGGTAAAGGACGTGCGGCCGGAGGGGGTGTCCGGCAGCCAGATTGGGATGGTTGAAGTCCTCCGCCGGGTTGCGGGCCATTCCTAGGCGCTCCATGGCCGCTCTGGAGCGTTTATTGCCCTCAAACGTGAAAGCGACTGCTTCAGCCAGTCCGACGCGCCCAAAGCCGTCCTGGAGTGCGTATTGGGCTGCCTCGGTGGCGTAGCCCTTCCCCCAATGAGGACGGGCCAGCCGCCAGGCCAATTCGACGGCGGGCAGGAAGGGGACGTTTTCCAGGAAACAATGCATTAGGCCGACGAAGCCGATGAAGGAGGCTTCATCGGGAATTTCGACCGCCCAGAAGCCGAACCCGTAGCGTTCCAGGTGGCCTTGGGTCCGGCGCGCTTCAAAGTCGCTTTGTTCCCGGGTGAGGGGAGGGCCTAGGAATTCCCGGACGGCGGGATCGGCATTCAGGGCCGCGTAGGGTTCCAGGTCGGACTCGCGCCAGGGCCGAAGGAGGAGGCGCGGCGTGCGGATCACGCCTCGCCCTTGGAATCGGGGCCGTAGTAGTCCTTGCCGATGACGATCTTCCCCTTGCCGCGTTCCAGCCGGGATTTGTTGGTGTCCCGCAGGGAGTAGATGCAGCCGCAGTATTGCTGGGCGTAGAATTCCTCCCGCTTGCTGATGTCCAGCATCCGGTCGGCGCCGCCTTTCTTGCGCCAGTTGTGTTTCCAGTAGGCCATGCCGGGGTAGCGGGCGGCGGCGCGCTCTCCGCAGCCGTTGATCTGGTTCATGTCTTTCCAGCGGGAGAGGCCCAGGCAGCTGGTGATGACGGGGAAGCCGTGCTCGTGGGCGTGGAGGGCGGTCCGCTCGAAGCGCATGTCGAAGCAGGCGGTGCAGCGTTCCCCTTTTTCAGGGGCCCATTCCATGCCTTTGACGCGGGCGAACCAGTTGTCGGTGTCGTAATCGGCGTCGATGAAGGGGATGCCCATCTTTTCGGCGAAGCGGACGTTTTCCGCTTTCCGCAGCTCGTATTCTTCCCGGGGATGGATGTTGGGGTTGTAGAAGTAGATGGTGAAGTCGATCCCGGACGCGGCCATGGCTTCCATGACTTCGCCGGAGCAGGGGGCGCAGCAGGAGTGGAGCAGTACCTTCTTGGCGCCGCCGGGAGGCGGGGGAAGGGGGACGCGGTTGCCGTTCATTTTCCGGCGGGTTTGCCGGCCATGAGGGCCAGGAAGTGGGGATCGACGCGGTAGGGGTCCCAGCTGGTGTCGCCGATGGTGGCGGCGCGGAAGTCGTCCCCGCCGAGGGCGATGGCTTTGCCCAGCCAGCGGAAGGCTTCCTCCGGCTGGCGGGCGATGGCGTAGACGGAGCCCAGGCGGTAGCAGGCCACGGGGTTCTGGGGCTGGGCGGCGGCCTGCTTTTTTAGCAGCTCGATGGCCACGTCGATCCGGCCGGCGCGGACGAGGTTGGGCACGTAGGCGGAGGCTTGGTCCAGGGTCAGGGGGCTTTGCATGGTTTCCAAGACGTGTACGGCGTCGTTCCCGCGCTGGACGGCGAAGAGGACGTCGACGAGGCGGCGGGCCATGTCCCCGTTGCGGGGGTCGGCGCGGAGGGCGTCTTCCAGGTGGCGCTTTTCCTCCATGAGGTTCAGCCAGTTGATGACCTGGGCTTGCACGCCGCGAAACTGTTTGTTGGCGGGATCGTTGGCCACGGCGCCGTCGACCAGGGCGCGGATGGCCTGTTCCTGGTCGGTCTCGATGTAGAGGTTTACCAGGTGGAAGGTGAATTCCGGGTTGTAGGGGGCCAGTTGGAGGGATTGCTGGTAGGCGTAGATGGCCTCCGCCGTCAGGTGGCGGAAGGCGTAGATGTTTCCGATGGAGCCGCGCAGCTTGGCGAAGGATTTCTGCGCGTTCTCGTCCCGGAGGAATTTGGGGTCGGCCAGGAGCTTGGCGACGTAGGCGTCCCAGAAGGCGTGGTCTTTGGCGATGACTTCCGGGGGCAGGGAGGGCAGGGGATCGTGGTTGATCCGGATGAAGAGGCCGGCCGGGGTCAGGTAGGGATACATCCAGCCGATCGGGTAGCTCTCTTCCAGGTAGAAGGCGTGCTTGTCCTTGTTCTGGTCGAAGATGAGCTTTGTGATCATTCCGGCGAAGGCAAAGATGTCTTCTGTGCTGTTGAAGTTGACTGCCTGGCCGACGGGGACGGTCTTGATCTTGGCCGCGGTCATCTCCCGCAGGAGCTGGTCGAATTCCGACCGGGTGGGGATGTAGATGCCCTCTTTGGGATAGGCCTTGTCGCGGCCCAGCCATTTCTCGAGCCAGTTGAACTCGCTCTGCCGGTAGCGGACGTCGTATTGGTCGGAGAGGTAGCGCAGGTAGTAGTTATCGCCCACGGCGTTCTGCGTGATGATGTAGAGGTCGGACCGGTCGAAGGAGGGGTCCCGTTTCCAGCGCTGGGGCTGGGTGCTCTCGCAGAAGATGGTGTAGGTGGGGATGAAGCGGCCCGGATCGGTGCCGCCGAAGATGACCGCACCCGGTTCCATGTCCCGCAGGGCGTCGGTGCCGTATTCCCAGCCGAACCAGTGGTTCCGCTGTTCTGAGGTGGCCCAG from Verrucomicrobium sp. carries:
- a CDS encoding GNAT family N-acetyltransferase; this translates as MIRTPRLLLRPWRESDLEPYAALNADPAVREFLGPPLTREQSDFEARRTQGHLERYGFGFWAVEIPDEASFIGFVGLMHCFLENVPFLPAVELAWRLARPHWGKGYATEAAQYALQDGFGRVGLAEAVAFTFEGNKRSRAAMERLGMARNPAEDFNHPNLAAGHPLRPHVLYRLSQPI
- a CDS encoding epoxyqueuosine reductase QueH, which encodes MNGNRVPLPPPPGGAKKVLLHSCCAPCSGEVMEAMAASGIDFTIYFYNPNIHPREEYELRKAENVRFAEKMGIPFIDADYDTDNWFARVKGMEWAPEKGERCTACFDMRFERTALHAHEHGFPVITSCLGLSRWKDMNQINGCGERAAARYPGMAYWKHNWRKKGGADRMLDISKREEFYAQQYCGCIYSLRDTNKSRLERGKGKIVIGKDYYGPDSKGEA